GGATCTGTCCAGCCGAATCCCGGGCCCTCGATGAGCACGAAGACGAGGCCGAACAGGAAGGCCACGCCCAGGGCCTGACCGATCGGGTCGAGGTCGCGCATGGTCGCCGACCTGGATTCCGGGACGAACACCGCGGTGAGCACGACCGCCAGGGCGCAGATGGGCAGGTTGATCCAGAACACCGCCCGCCAGTCGACGTACTGGATCAGCGCCCCGCCCACGATCGGGCCGAGCGCCATCGAGATACCGACCACCCCGCCCCAGACGCCGATGGCGCGGGCCCGCTCGACCCGGCCGGTGAAGACCTGCGTGATGATCGACATGGCCACCGGGTTCAGCATCGAACCGCCGATGGCCTGCAGGAAGCGGGCCGCGATGAGGGTTTCGATGTTCGGGGCAAGGCTGCACAGCAGGGAGGCCACCGCGAAGATCGTCAGGCCCAGCTGGAAGGTCCTACGGCGCCCCAACCGGTCGCCGGTGGCACCGGCCAGCAGCAACAGCGAGGCCAGCACCAGCGTGTAGACGTCGACGATCCACTGCAGCTGCGACGAAGATGCGCCGAGGTCGTCGCGAATGCTGGGCAGCGCGACGTTGACGATGGTGGCGTCCATCGACACGATCAGCAGGCTCAGGCAACACGAGACGAGGATTATCGCCTTGCGCCGCGCACTGAGCGGGCCGACAGTTGTATTCACACAACTATTGTGAAACTACAACCGTCCCTGGGGCAAGCCGCTGTGCTGTCGGGCCCGGTGCCGCCATGCCACCAGCAAACCCAGCCGGACCCTCAGGACCCACGACGGAACCTTCGTCTCCGATCCGACAGAATCGTCACCGTGAACGAACGGAACGCCCTCGTCGCCGCCGCCGTGTCCGCCGCAGGCATCGAACCGGCCATCAAGATCCTCGATGCCGATGCCAAGACCGCCGCAGCCGCGGCCGCTCAACTCGGCTGCGACGTCGGGGCGATCGCCAACAGCCTGGTGTTCGAATGTGACGGTGCACCGCTGCTCGTGATGGCCAGCGGCGCCGCCCGCGTGGACACCGACGTCGTCGCCGACCAACTCGGCGCCGGTGCGATCCGCAAGGCCGACCCGAAGCTCGTGCGCAGCGCGACCGGACAGGTCATCGGCGGGGTGGCCCCCACCGGTCACCCCGCTCCCCTGCGCACCGTCGTCGACCAGACGCTGGCGTCCTATCCGGTGATCTGGACCGCGGCAGGCACCGCGGA
The genomic region above belongs to Mycolicibacterium sp. HK-90 and contains:
- a CDS encoding YbaK/EbsC family protein encodes the protein MNERNALVAAAVSAAGIEPAIKILDADAKTAAAAAAQLGCDVGAIANSLVFECDGAPLLVMASGAARVDTDVVADQLGAGAIRKADPKLVRSATGQVIGGVAPTGHPAPLRTVVDQTLASYPVIWTAAGTADSVMPLTYDQLLALTGGVALAVR